AGCAGGGCAGCGAGGGCGAGGTGCTGAACTCCGTCGACGTCGTCTTCCCCGTCCTGCACGGGGCCTACGGCGAGGACGGCACCTTGCAGGGCATGCTGGAGATGGCCGGGTTGCCCTACGTCGGGGCGGGCGTGTTGGCCAGCGCCGCCGCCATCGACAAGGAGTTCACCAAGAAGCTGCTCGGCGCGGCCGGTCTCTCGGTGGGCACCTACGAGATCCTGCGCCGAGGACAGGAGACCTTGGATGCGGCGCAGCGGGATCGACTGGGCCTGCCCGTCTTCGTCAAGCCGGCCAGGGCCGGTTCGTCCATCGGTATCACCAAGGTCACCGAGTGGGCCGCGCTGCCCGCCGCCATCGAGCTGGCCAGGCAGAGCGACCCGAAGGTCATCATCGAGAGCGCGGTGGTGGGGCGCGAGGTCGAGTGCGGCGTGCTGGAGTTCCCGGACGGTCGCGTCGAGGCATCGTTGCCCTCGGAGATCCGCATCGTCGACGGCGCCGCCGACTGGTACGACTTCGACGCCAAGTACCTCGACGAGTTCTGCGAGTTCGACATCCCGGCCAAGCTCGACGACGAGGTCACCGAGCGGCTGCGCGCCGCCGCGATCACGGCCTTCGAGGGCTTGGACTGTCAGGGACTGGCCAGGGTGGACTTCTTCGTGACCGAGGCGGGCGAGGTGATCGTCAACGAGGTCAACACCATGCCGGGCTTCACCCCGATCTCGATGTTCCCCAAGATGTGGGCCGTCACCGGCCTGGACTACCCGACCCTGTTGCAGACCATGGTCGAGACGGCGGTGGCCAGGGGTACGGGGCTGCGCTGAGTCGATGAGAAGGGTCGGCGCGGATCGCCCCCGACGGGCGTAACTCGATCCGCGCCGACCGTGGCTGTCGGCTCAGCCGGTCCTGCGATTCACCACCCAGAAGGCCGCGCCGAGACAGAGCGCGGTGAGCCCGAGTAGAATTCCCGTCTCGATGAACTGGAATGACCAGTATCTATCGTAGGGGTGATAGTGGTAGACCCACTCTAGGCCCTGATCGCTAGGCACGAATTCGGCTGACGTACCGTTTTCGGCATAGAATTCACCGTACCGCTGCGACATTTCGGCATTGGATAACACCTCTTTGCTCTCGATATCTCGCAGCTCCTGGTCGACTAGCCAAACCGACGTGTCGATCGTTTCGCGAAATCCATCGTTATCACTGTCCACTCGAATGGGATGGTCCGTAGTGCTCAATGGAGTCGCGTAGGTGGGCCGCAAGATGTTGTTGAAGAGCAACCAAGTGCCCCATCCGATGACCGGTCCGCTGACCACGCCGACGATCTCTCGTTTCGTGGCCGCGCCGATCAACATGGCGAAGCTTGTGACGAATACTGCCGTCGCGGGCATCGCCAGGATGTCCTGACTGAAGTAGCCGAAGCCCCGATCGACTGAGATCTGATCCGTAACGGACGTCAGAGCCAGGGATAACGGCACGGACATCACCGCGACGGCGATCAACACAGTGGCGGTTCCGGTGATGAACCAACGGTTTCGAGAGTTCTGCTGAGTGAAGAGGAAGCGATGTGTGCCGCTGTTCAGCTCCTTGGCCAACAGCGTTCCGCCAACCAGGGCTGCCATGAACCCGGGTAACATGGGTGTCAATCCGCTGATACCCCGTACGAACGAGCCCAGAATGCCAACCAGATCGTGCGAAGGGGGCGAAGGTACAGAGGATGGGCGCGTCGCCACGATGAAGTGGGCGAGTGCGATTAATCCACTCAATACCACCAGGGAGATCAGGGCGACACGATTTCGTCGCCAAACGAGCCAAAACATCGTCGGGTTCTCCCAACTGCTGTTGTCTATTCGATCGGAAAGAGAGTCCCGACTCGGCTCTGCCGGGAACGTGCCGGTGCTGATAGGTCGATAGCGTTAGGAAGTAACCCGAGTCTCGAACGGGCGCGGTCATACTGTCCGGCGAGCAACCAATCCGCGGACTCCGAGAAAAACCAACACGGACAGCGCGGTCAGCACGCCGATCTGGACGATGAATACCGATCGGTAGGGCCCGAGTTGTTCGATGAGGGTCATCGCCGCGATCCACGCGGTGGAGGACAGCGCGACCGCAGGAGCGGGGCTGCGCACGGCCGTGCCCATCAGTAGACCGATTCCGATCGCGAGCAGGACCTTCGCCCCCATCTCGACAGGGCCGAGTCCGAAGGTCATCGGTCCGATGGGTCCTGCGACATCCAAACCCAATACGGACCGCCAGAGCAGGTAGCCGGTTTCGAACACCACGAGACCTGCTGCGGCGAAGGCCAACACCGTCGACACCAACCCGACCAGCCATCGATCTCGGCTGATGCCCTGGGTGATGGCCCACCGCGCGGTACCGCTTCGGAACTCCTGTGCGGTGATCGACGCGGCGAGGAAACTCCCGATGACCAGGGGAATGATCGGCCCGAGCAGTTCCGAGGCGGAGAAGACATCGGCGGCAGTGGAGTTCACCAGTTGCGCGAAGCCGCTCCCGCTGCACTGGGACGGGGCGTCGTGCGCGGGCACGAGCGCGCAGACGCCGATGTCGCCGTCGGGATACAGGATGCGCAGCACGGCCGCGAGGCCGCCATACATCATGCCGAGCCCCACCAGGAAAGCCGTTCCGATAAGCAGCGTGCCCCGATGGGCCCGCCACGTGAGCCAGCTCATTCGCTCCCCCGCCCGGTGGCGACGGCCGTGTCCTTGCCACGGAGGTAGCCGATGACCAGTTCTTCCAAGCTCGGTCGAGCCTGCTGAGCCGGACCTGACTGCTCGTCCGATCCGACGGACAGCTCACCGGATGTGCCGACCCGGAGCAGCGCCGTGGTGTGTTGCTCGTCGTCTGTGCGGTCGATCAATTGATGGATGTCACCCAGTCGGTCGGCTTCGTTCCGGCTGCAGGTGATCAGCACGTGCTCGGCCAGCAATTCCTCCACCGAGGCCGCGACCCGGATACTTCCGCCGGTGAGGACGGCGATGTGATCGCAGG
This Actinoalloteichus hymeniacidonis DNA region includes the following protein-coding sequences:
- a CDS encoding D-alanine--D-alanine ligase family protein; this translates as MTERRTRVAVVFGGRSTEHAISCSSAASVLANLDPERYEVVPVGISQDGKWVVGASDVAELEIRGRELPSVDASAAALVLPADPTRQTLISLEQGSEGEVLNSVDVVFPVLHGAYGEDGTLQGMLEMAGLPYVGAGVLASAAAIDKEFTKKLLGAAGLSVGTYEILRRGQETLDAAQRDRLGLPVFVKPARAGSSIGITKVTEWAALPAAIELARQSDPKVIIESAVVGREVECGVLEFPDGRVEASLPSEIRIVDGAADWYDFDAKYLDEFCEFDIPAKLDDEVTERLRAAAITAFEGLDCQGLARVDFFVTEAGEVIVNEVNTMPGFTPISMFPKMWAVTGLDYPTLLQTMVETAVARGTGLR
- a CDS encoding ABC transporter permease; amino-acid sequence: MFWLVWRRNRVALISLVVLSGLIALAHFIVATRPSSVPSPPSHDLVGILGSFVRGISGLTPMLPGFMAALVGGTLLAKELNSGTHRFLFTQQNSRNRWFITGTATVLIAVAVMSVPLSLALTSVTDQISVDRGFGYFSQDILAMPATAVFVTSFAMLIGAATKREIVGVVSGPVIGWGTWLLFNNILRPTYATPLSTTDHPIRVDSDNDGFRETIDTSVWLVDQELRDIESKEVLSNAEMSQRYGEFYAENGTSAEFVPSDQGLEWVYHYHPYDRYWSFQFIETGILLGLTALCLGAAFWVVNRRTG